The following proteins are encoded in a genomic region of Streptococcus constellatus subsp. constellatus:
- a CDS encoding ClC family H(+)/Cl(-) exchange transporter translates to MSVQTEKGVSNTKKEFAFTSSSIILQVSRGILVGIIVGAIVGSFRFLIEKGFHIVQHFYQQGHGNTIWFVFILLFYACVIWISAKLTLSEKNIKGSGIPQVEAELKGLMSLSWWSVLWKKYILGVLAIASGLMLGREGPSIQLGAMGGKGIAKYLHLSPVEERSLIASGAAAGLAAAFNAPIAGLLFVIEEVYHHFSRFFWVSSLAASLTANFVSLMIFGLTPVLNIPDNIPLMGLGQYWLYLLLGVFLGFFGFLYEKVVLAMPRIYDALGKHLHLSLQYYPIIAFTFILPIGYIFPQLLGGGNQLVLSLTSQHYLLLTLVMFFIIRFIWSMLSYGSGLPGGIFLPILALGSLLGAIAGVVCVQLGFATQEQFPIFIILGMSGYFGAISKAPLTAIILVTEMVGDIRNLMPLGLVTLVAYVVMDLLGGAPVYEAMLERMLPDSVADDGETTLIEIPVSEKIAGKQVHELELPRDLLITMQHHNGKNQTVNGSTRLYLGDMIYVVVKKSDIGRMKDLLL, encoded by the coding sequence ATGTCTGTTCAGACAGAAAAAGGAGTATCAAATACTAAGAAAGAATTCGCATTTACATCTAGTTCAATCATTCTGCAAGTTTCAAGAGGAATTTTAGTCGGAATCATCGTGGGTGCAATTGTTGGTTCTTTTCGTTTTTTGATTGAAAAAGGATTTCATATTGTTCAACATTTCTATCAACAAGGCCATGGCAATACCATTTGGTTTGTTTTCATTCTGCTGTTTTATGCTTGTGTCATTTGGATTAGTGCAAAATTAACGCTTTCAGAAAAGAATATTAAAGGTTCTGGAATTCCGCAAGTAGAAGCGGAATTGAAAGGACTGATGAGCTTGTCATGGTGGAGCGTCCTCTGGAAAAAGTATATTCTTGGGGTTTTAGCCATTGCAAGCGGCTTGATGTTAGGGCGTGAAGGTCCAAGTATTCAGCTTGGAGCAATGGGAGGAAAGGGGATTGCCAAATATCTTCATTTAAGCCCTGTGGAAGAACGTTCTTTGATTGCGAGCGGAGCAGCAGCAGGCTTAGCAGCGGCTTTTAATGCTCCGATTGCAGGGTTACTATTTGTTATTGAGGAAGTCTATCATCATTTTTCGCGTTTCTTTTGGGTCTCGTCTTTGGCGGCAAGTTTGACGGCGAATTTTGTTTCACTCATGATTTTTGGGCTGACTCCTGTATTAAATATACCTGATAATATTCCTCTGATGGGACTAGGGCAATATTGGCTGTATCTGTTGTTGGGAGTTTTTCTTGGTTTTTTTGGATTTTTATATGAAAAAGTCGTCTTAGCTATGCCTCGTATTTACGATGCGCTCGGAAAACATCTTCACCTTTCTTTGCAATACTATCCCATTATAGCTTTCACTTTCATTCTTCCAATAGGGTATATCTTTCCGCAGCTTTTAGGCGGTGGCAATCAGCTGGTTCTTTCTTTGACCAGTCAGCATTATTTGCTGCTGACATTGGTGATGTTTTTCATCATCCGCTTTATTTGGAGTATGCTCAGCTACGGCAGCGGGCTGCCTGGTGGTATTTTTCTACCTATTTTAGCTCTTGGCTCTCTTTTGGGAGCGATTGCTGGTGTTGTTTGTGTACAATTAGGCTTTGCAACACAAGAGCAATTTCCTATTTTTATTATTTTAGGCATGAGCGGCTACTTTGGTGCAATTTCTAAAGCTCCGTTGACAGCAATCATTTTGGTGACCGAGATGGTTGGAGATATACGGAATCTTATGCCTCTTGGTTTAGTAACTTTAGTGGCCTATGTTGTAATGGATTTATTGGGCGGAGCACCTGTGTATGAAGCTATGTTAGAGCGAATGCTTCCAGATAGTGTAGCAGATGACGGAGAGACAACACTTATCGAAATTCCTGTCTCTGAAAAAATAGCCGGCAAGCAAGTTCACGAATTAGAACTTCCAAGAGATCTTTTGATTACCATGCAGCATCATAATGGAAAGAATCAAACAGTGAATGGCAGCACGCGTCTTTATCTAGGAGATATGATTTATGTAGTTGTGAAGAAATCAGATATTGGTCGGATGAAGGATTTATTACTATAA
- the guaC gene encoding GMP reductase: MLNEFPIFDYEDVQLIPNKCVIKSRSEADTTVTFGNHTFKLPVVPANMQTILDEDVAEKLAKSGYFYIMHRFDEAGRIPFIKRMHEQGLIASISVGVKDYEYDFVSQLKADAPEYITIDIAHGHSDSVIDMIQHIKKELPTTFVIAGNVGTPEAVRELENAGADATKVGIGPGKVCITKVKTGFGTGGWQLAALRWCAKAARKPVIADGGIRTHGDIAKSIRFGATMVMIGSLFAGHVESPGKTVEVDSEQFKEYYGSASEYQKGAYKNVEGKKILLPVKGRLADTLVEMEQDLQSAISYAGGKNLAGLKHVDYVIVKNSIWNGDAH; encoded by the coding sequence ATGCTAAATGAATTTCCTATCTTTGACTACGAAGATGTTCAATTGATTCCTAATAAATGTGTCATCAAAAGCCGCTCAGAAGCAGACACGACAGTTACTTTTGGAAATCATACTTTTAAACTTCCTGTTGTCCCAGCCAATATGCAGACCATTCTTGATGAAGATGTAGCAGAAAAATTGGCTAAAAGTGGGTATTTTTATATCATGCATCGTTTTGATGAAGCGGGGCGCATTCCGTTTATTAAACGCATGCATGAACAAGGATTAATCGCTTCCATTTCAGTTGGTGTGAAAGATTATGAATACGATTTCGTTAGTCAGCTGAAAGCAGACGCCCCTGAATATATCACGATTGATATTGCACATGGGCACTCAGACAGTGTGATTGACATGATTCAACACATTAAAAAGGAATTGCCAACTACTTTTGTGATTGCAGGAAATGTTGGAACGCCAGAAGCAGTGCGTGAGTTGGAAAATGCAGGTGCCGATGCGACCAAGGTCGGTATTGGTCCAGGAAAAGTCTGCATTACGAAAGTTAAAACAGGGTTTGGAACAGGTGGTTGGCAGTTAGCAGCTCTTCGTTGGTGTGCGAAAGCCGCTCGAAAGCCAGTTATTGCAGATGGTGGTATTCGTACGCATGGCGATATTGCTAAGTCTATCCGCTTTGGGGCTACAATGGTAATGATTGGCTCCTTGTTTGCAGGTCATGTTGAGAGTCCTGGAAAAACAGTCGAAGTAGACAGTGAACAATTCAAAGAATATTATGGATCGGCTTCTGAATACCAAAAAGGAGCTTATAAAAATGTTGAAGGAAAGAAAATTCTTTTACCGGTTAAAGGGCGTTTAGCTGATACGTTGGTTGAAATGGAGCAAGATTTGCAAAGTGCCATTTCCTATGCTGGCGGAAAGAATTTAGCTGGTCTCAAACATGTGGATTATGTCATTGTAAAAAATTCCATTTGGAATGGTGATGCGCATTGA
- a CDS encoding MATE family efflux transporter — MYQTRNLKERMILFVSIFLPILIYQLANFSASFVDTTMTGHYHTLHLAGVSMATSLWNPFFTFLTGIVSALVPIIGHHLGQNREEKVASDFYQFIYLSLGLSLLLFGLVFLGGPLVLSNMNLEPLVAKVAIHYLWYLAFGIIPLLLFSVVRSILDALGLTRLSMYLMLLLLPLNASFNYILIYGAFGFPEMGGAGAGLGTSLAYWVLLILSIVVAKRHSKIKKYQLWKIRPLDKKGLLEGMRLGFPIGGTVFAEVVIFSVVGLLMAKFSSLVIASHQSAINFSNLMYAFPMSISNAMAIIVSYEIGAQRLDVVRKYCTLGRVTALGFAMFTLIFLYLFRHQVASLYGTNKEFIRLTSVFLTYSLFFQLADTFAAPLQGILRGYKDTKVPFYLGLIGYWGVALPVGLLLDHITNLGPFAYWFGLIVSLVVSGILYQLRLNHIQKRN, encoded by the coding sequence ATGTACCAAACTCGCAATTTAAAAGAACGAATGATATTATTCGTCTCAATTTTTTTGCCAATTTTGATTTATCAACTTGCCAATTTTTCAGCCTCTTTTGTGGACACAACAATGACGGGACATTACCATACTTTACATCTAGCTGGAGTTTCAATGGCAACTAGTTTATGGAATCCTTTCTTTACTTTTCTGACCGGCATTGTCTCAGCTTTGGTTCCAATTATTGGGCATCATTTAGGACAAAATCGAGAAGAAAAAGTCGCTTCTGATTTTTATCAGTTTATTTATTTATCTCTTGGCTTGTCTCTTCTCTTGTTCGGCCTCGTTTTTTTAGGTGGACCGCTGGTTTTGTCCAACATGAACTTAGAACCTTTAGTAGCAAAAGTTGCTATACATTATCTCTGGTATTTAGCGTTTGGAATTATCCCATTACTTTTATTTAGTGTTGTTCGCTCTATATTAGATGCTTTAGGTTTGACAAGACTATCTATGTATCTAATGTTACTTCTGTTGCCATTGAATGCTAGCTTTAACTATATTCTAATTTATGGTGCTTTTGGATTTCCGGAAATGGGTGGAGCAGGAGCAGGGTTAGGCACTTCATTGGCCTACTGGGTACTGCTAATTCTTTCAATAGTCGTTGCAAAAAGACACTCTAAAATCAAAAAATATCAATTATGGAAAATTCGTCCTTTAGACAAAAAAGGGTTGCTGGAAGGTATGCGCCTAGGTTTTCCTATTGGAGGGACCGTTTTTGCAGAAGTTGTGATATTTTCAGTTGTCGGTTTACTCATGGCAAAATTTTCTTCATTAGTCATTGCCAGTCACCAATCTGCTATTAATTTTTCAAATCTTATGTATGCTTTCCCCATGAGTATTTCTAATGCAATGGCGATTATCGTATCTTACGAAATTGGTGCTCAACGACTGGATGTTGTGAGAAAATATTGTACTCTTGGGAGAGTGACCGCACTGGGATTTGCTATGTTCACACTGATATTTTTATATCTTTTTCGTCATCAAGTCGCTTCATTGTATGGAACGAACAAAGAATTCATTCGTCTGACATCGGTTTTCTTAACTTATAGTTTGTTTTTTCAATTAGCAGATACTTTCGCAGCGCCTCTTCAAGGAATTTTACGCGGTTATAAGGATACAAAAGTTCCATTTTATTTGGGATTGATTGGTTATTGGGGGGTGGCGTTACCAGTTGGACTACTATTAGATCATATCACAAATTTAGGTCCCTTTGCTTATTGGTTTGGCTTAATTGTCAGTCTGGTTGTTAGTGGCATTTTATATCAACTCCGACTTAACCATATTCAAAAAAGAAATTAG
- a CDS encoding 4-oxalocrotonate tautomerase encodes MKRRYNMPFVRIDLFEGRTLEQKKALAKEITAAVVKNTGAPQSAVHVIINDMPEGSYFPQGEMRTK; translated from the coding sequence ATAAAAAGGAGATATAACATGCCATTTGTTAGAATTGATTTGTTTGAAGGACGCACTTTAGAGCAAAAGAAAGCTCTTGCAAAAGAAATTACTGCTGCTGTCGTGAAAAATACTGGCGCACCACAATCTGCTGTTCATGTCATTATTAATGATATGCCAGAAGGAAGTTATTTCCCACAAGGAGAAATGCGTACAAAATAA
- a CDS encoding thymidine kinase, whose amino-acid sequence MAQLYYKYGTMNSGKTIEILKVAHNYEEQGKGVVIMTSALDTRDGFGVVSSRIGMKRKAMAIAEDTDIFRFIQEMPEKPYCVLIDEAQFLSRHHVYDLARVVDELNVPVMAFGLKNDFRNELFEGSKYLLLLADKIDEIKTICQFCSKKATMVLRTTNGQPVYEGEQIQIGGNETYIPVCRKHYFQPEIEEMRIEGENSKR is encoded by the coding sequence ATGGCTCAATTGTATTATAAATATGGCACGATGAATTCGGGCAAGACCATTGAAATTTTAAAAGTGGCACACAATTACGAAGAACAGGGCAAAGGTGTTGTTATCATGACGAGTGCACTTGATACACGTGATGGTTTCGGTGTTGTTTCTAGTCGTATCGGCATGAAACGAAAAGCAATGGCAATAGCAGAAGATACTGATATTTTCCGCTTCATTCAAGAAATGCCTGAAAAGCCTTATTGCGTATTGATTGATGAAGCTCAGTTTCTTTCTCGTCATCATGTCTATGATTTGGCAAGAGTAGTTGATGAATTAAATGTACCAGTTATGGCTTTTGGTTTGAAAAATGATTTTCGCAATGAGTTGTTTGAAGGCTCCAAATATCTCCTGCTTCTAGCAGATAAAATTGATGAGATTAAAACGATTTGTCAATTTTGCTCAAAAAAGGCAACTATGGTATTAAGAACAACAAATGGTCAGCCAGTTTATGAAGGTGAGCAGATTCAAATCGGTGGGAATGAAACATACATTCCTGTCTGTCGGAAACATTATTTTCAGCCAGAAATAGAGGAAATGAGAATCGAAGGAGAGAATAGCAAACGATGA
- the prfA gene encoding peptide chain release factor 1 yields the protein MNIYEQLQAVEDRYEELGELLSDPDVVSDTKRFMEFSKEEASMRDTVTTYREYKRVLQNITDAEEMIKDATGDADLEEMAKQELKDAKTEKEEYEEKLKILLLPKDPNDDKNIILEIRGAAGGDEASLFAGDLLTMYQKYAESQGWKFEVMEASMNGVGGFKEVVAMVSGQSVYSKLKYESGAHRVQRVPVTESQGRVHTSTATVLVMPEIEEVEYDIDPKDLRIDIYHASGAGGQNVNKVATAVRIVHLPTNIKVEMQEERTQQKNRDKAMKIIRARVADHFAQIAQDEQDAERKSTIGTGDRSERIRTYNFPQNRVTDHRIGLTLQKLDTILAGKLDEIVDALVLYDQTQKLEELNK from the coding sequence ATGAATATTTATGAACAACTACAAGCCGTTGAGGATCGTTATGAAGAGTTGGGCGAACTTCTGAGTGATCCAGATGTTGTCAGTGACACCAAGCGTTTTATGGAATTTTCCAAAGAAGAAGCAAGCATGCGCGATACGGTAACAACTTATCGTGAATATAAAAGGGTTCTTCAAAATATTACAGATGCGGAAGAAATGATTAAAGATGCTACTGGCGACGCTGATTTGGAAGAAATGGCAAAGCAAGAACTCAAAGATGCGAAAACTGAAAAAGAAGAATATGAGGAAAAATTAAAAATTCTTCTTTTGCCAAAAGATCCAAATGATGACAAAAACATTATCTTAGAAATCCGTGGAGCAGCAGGAGGTGACGAGGCTTCACTCTTTGCCGGCGACCTTCTGACAATGTATCAAAAATATGCGGAATCGCAAGGGTGGAAATTTGAGGTTATGGAAGCCTCTATGAATGGAGTAGGTGGCTTTAAAGAAGTAGTAGCTATGGTTTCGGGTCAATCTGTTTATTCCAAATTAAAATACGAATCAGGCGCTCACCGTGTACAGCGTGTCCCAGTGACAGAAAGCCAAGGACGAGTTCACACTTCGACAGCAACAGTTTTAGTCATGCCTGAAATCGAAGAAGTGGAATATGATATTGATCCAAAAGATCTTCGGATTGATATTTATCATGCTTCTGGTGCTGGTGGTCAGAATGTCAATAAAGTTGCAACGGCCGTTCGGATCGTTCACTTGCCAACAAATATCAAAGTTGAAATGCAGGAAGAACGGACCCAGCAAAAGAATCGTGACAAAGCTATGAAGATTATCCGTGCACGCGTAGCTGACCATTTTGCGCAAATCGCACAAGACGAGCAAGATGCCGAGCGAAAATCGACCATCGGGACTGGGGATCGCTCAGAACGGATTCGTACCTATAATTTCCCACAAAATCGTGTGACAGACCACCGTATTGGTTTGACACTGCAAAAATTAGATACGATTTTAGCTGGAAAATTAGATGAAATCGTAGATGCCTTGGTATTGTATGATCAAACGCAAAAATTAGAAGAACTGAATAAATAA
- the prmC gene encoding peptide chain release factor N(5)-glutamine methyltransferase — translation MKLAQILAEMEIELEAIGEEAESLSFTFRVLRNLSFTKFVLKMQAEATADDIELLKEIQSQLLVHRPAQYIIGSAEFHGHSFKVDERVLIPRPETEELVDLILSENPNTNIKVLDIGTGSGAIALSLAIDRDNWQVTASDISSNALELAQENAEVIDVAIDFVQSDCFQEITGKYDIIVSNPPYISETDREEVGLNVLTSEPHLALFAVEDGYAVYRKIAENAQKHLTEKGKIYLEIGYKQGEYVKKLFESAFPKMRIRVLQDQFGKDRMVVVDRG, via the coding sequence ATGAAATTAGCTCAAATTCTTGCTGAAATGGAAATCGAGCTTGAAGCAATTGGCGAAGAAGCTGAAAGCCTCTCCTTTACTTTTCGAGTTCTGAGAAACTTATCTTTCACCAAGTTTGTGTTGAAAATGCAAGCAGAAGCAACCGCAGATGATATAGAATTGCTGAAAGAAATTCAATCTCAATTATTAGTTCATAGGCCTGCTCAATACATTATTGGGAGTGCAGAATTTCATGGTCATTCGTTCAAAGTAGATGAACGAGTGTTGATTCCCCGTCCAGAAACAGAAGAATTAGTTGACCTTATCTTGTCTGAAAATCCTAATACTAATATAAAGGTTTTAGATATTGGAACTGGTAGCGGAGCAATTGCTTTATCTTTGGCTATTGATCGTGATAATTGGCAAGTTACAGCTTCCGACATTTCCTCAAATGCTCTGGAATTAGCGCAAGAAAATGCGGAAGTTATTGATGTAGCGATTGATTTTGTTCAGTCTGATTGCTTTCAAGAAATTACAGGAAAGTATGATATTATTGTATCCAACCCACCTTATATTTCAGAGACGGATAGAGAGGAAGTGGGGCTAAATGTCCTTACTTCAGAACCCCATCTTGCTCTTTTTGCCGTGGAAGACGGCTATGCCGTTTATCGAAAAATTGCTGAGAACGCCCAAAAACATTTAACAGAAAAAGGAAAAATCTATCTCGAAATTGGCTACAAACAAGGGGAATATGTAAAAAAGCTATTTGAGTCTGCATTTCCCAAAATGAGAATTCGTGTCTTGCAAGATCAATTCGGAAAAGATAGAATGGTAGTGGTAGATCGTGGATAA
- a CDS encoding L-threonylcarbamoyladenylate synthase, producing the protein MDKIEETLSSGGAVVLPTETVYGLFCKALDEQAVNHVYDLKDRPRNKALNLNVSSLEDIYQFSKHQPQYLERLYRSFLPGPLTIILQANEQVPTWVNSGMKTIGFRVPSHPKTLDLIRKFGPLIGPSANLSGKSSGVNFQQIMIEFNHEVLGIEDDTFLTGQDSTILDLSGEAAHILRQGSVTRAEILAKIPEIGFQNMN; encoded by the coding sequence GTGGATAAAATTGAAGAAACGTTGAGTAGCGGAGGAGCAGTCGTATTGCCAACAGAAACGGTATATGGTTTATTTTGTAAGGCATTGGACGAGCAGGCTGTCAATCATGTCTATGATTTAAAAGATAGACCTCGCAACAAAGCTTTGAATTTAAATGTTTCAAGTTTAGAAGATATTTATCAATTTTCCAAACATCAGCCTCAGTATCTAGAAAGGCTTTACCGATCTTTTCTACCCGGTCCTTTAACTATTATTTTACAAGCTAATGAACAAGTTCCAACTTGGGTAAATTCAGGTATGAAAACAATTGGTTTTCGTGTTCCTAGTCATCCTAAAACCTTGGACTTGATTAGAAAATTCGGACCTCTCATTGGTCCGTCTGCAAATTTATCTGGAAAGAGTAGTGGAGTAAACTTTCAGCAAATTATGATAGAGTTCAACCATGAAGTTCTTGGTATAGAAGATGATACTTTTCTAACAGGCCAGGATTCAACTATTTTGGATTTATCTGGGGAAGCAGCACATATTCTACGCCAAGGGTCTGTTACTCGTGCAGAAATCCTTGCTAAAATTCCAGAAATCGGCTTTCAAAACATGAACTAG
- the glyA gene encoding serine hydroxymethyltransferase, translating to MIFDHKDYKEYDGELWEAITAEEKRQQNNIELIASENVVSKAVMAAQGSILTNKYAEGYPGHRYYGGTNVVDVIETLAIERAKKIFGARFANVQPHSGSQANCAAYMALIEPGDTVMGMDLAAGGHLTHGAAVSFSGKTYNFVPYNVDPETELLDFDAILAQAKEVKPKLIVAGASAYSHIIDFAKFREIADTVGAKLMVDMAHIAGLVAAGLHPSPVPYAHITTTTTHKTLRGPRGGLILTNDEELAKKINSAIFPGIQGGPLEHVVAAKAAAFKEVLDSDFKVYAQQILDNAKAMVQVFQQHGNFRVISGGTENHLFLVDVTKVVENGKVAQNLLDDVHITLNKNSIPYETLSPFKTSGIRIGTAAIAARGFGVAESTKVAELIIKTLENAENEAVLQQVRAEVKELTDAFPLYED from the coding sequence ATGATTTTTGACCATAAAGACTATAAAGAATATGACGGCGAGCTCTGGGAAGCTATTACTGCAGAAGAAAAACGTCAGCAAAACAATATTGAATTAATAGCTTCAGAAAATGTTGTTTCAAAAGCGGTTATGGCAGCACAAGGCTCTATTTTAACCAACAAATATGCAGAAGGTTATCCAGGTCATCGTTATTATGGTGGTACAAATGTTGTAGATGTGATTGAAACGTTAGCGATTGAACGTGCCAAGAAAATATTTGGAGCACGATTCGCCAATGTTCAACCCCACTCAGGCAGTCAGGCGAATTGTGCGGCTTATATGGCCTTAATTGAGCCGGGTGATACAGTAATGGGAATGGATCTTGCAGCAGGCGGACATTTGACACATGGCGCAGCTGTTAGCTTCTCTGGGAAAACCTATAACTTTGTGCCTTATAATGTCGATCCTGAAACGGAACTTTTAGATTTTGATGCTATTTTGGCGCAGGCTAAAGAAGTCAAACCTAAATTGATTGTTGCAGGTGCTTCTGCCTATTCACATATTATTGATTTTGCTAAATTCCGTGAAATTGCAGATACTGTCGGAGCCAAACTCATGGTAGACATGGCTCATATTGCCGGTTTAGTTGCTGCTGGTTTGCATCCAAGTCCAGTACCGTATGCACATATTACGACAACTACCACTCATAAAACCCTTCGAGGACCTCGTGGCGGCTTAATTTTGACCAACGATGAAGAATTGGCGAAAAAGATTAATTCCGCAATCTTCCCAGGAATTCAAGGAGGACCGCTAGAGCATGTCGTAGCAGCTAAAGCAGCTGCTTTCAAAGAAGTATTGGATTCAGATTTCAAAGTTTATGCTCAGCAGATTTTAGATAATGCTAAGGCAATGGTTCAAGTATTCCAACAACATGGTAATTTCCGTGTCATTTCAGGCGGTACGGAGAATCATCTTTTCCTTGTGGATGTGACCAAAGTCGTTGAAAATGGAAAAGTCGCTCAGAACCTTTTGGATGATGTCCATATCACTCTCAACAAAAACTCTATCCCTTATGAAACCTTATCTCCATTTAAAACAAGTGGCATTCGGATCGGAACTGCAGCTATTGCAGCTCGTGGCTTTGGGGTAGCTGAAAGTACTAAAGTAGCAGAATTGATCATCAAAACTTTAGAAAATGCAGAGAATGAAGCTGTTTTACAGCAGGTTCGTGCAGAAGTTAAAGAATTGACCGATGCCTTTCCACTATATGAGGACTGA
- a CDS encoding nucleoid-associated protein, giving the protein MDIYVKKAIIHQFSPSDTDLLLADKYLNITPKIEEYLRKKIERVYSDEAKTGIFTEDNVFLSHMTKDLLETSITIANLWKEEFSVSENQKTNDLIFVQFDKEGVEHLAFLRIALRETLTHLGGEVDNPIKITQNNLPGFGTGADEALVINLQSRKYHLIEKRIKYNGAFLNYFSDNLLQVHPEISPKKSIKALEKTAQKVAESFNQDDFQFQSKVKSSIFKNLEENDELSPEKLADDLFDNNLTARLTFIDQVKEVIPETIKFDEIDSSRQKKKFENQKLSLSNGIELIVPNNIYQDAESVEFIQNDNGTYSILIKNIEDIQSK; this is encoded by the coding sequence ATGGACATTTACGTAAAAAAAGCTATTATTCATCAATTTAGTCCATCAGACACCGACCTTCTTTTAGCAGATAAATATCTTAATATTACTCCAAAAATTGAAGAATATCTTCGCAAGAAGATTGAACGTGTCTATTCAGATGAGGCCAAAACAGGTATTTTTACCGAAGATAATGTCTTTTTATCACATATGACAAAAGACCTTTTAGAAACTTCTATAACGATTGCCAATCTCTGGAAAGAGGAGTTTTCGGTGAGCGAAAATCAGAAAACCAATGATTTGATTTTTGTTCAATTTGACAAGGAAGGAGTAGAGCATCTTGCTTTTTTGCGCATTGCTCTGCGGGAAACCCTCACCCACTTAGGTGGAGAAGTAGATAATCCTATCAAGATTACCCAGAACAACTTGCCGGGATTTGGTACAGGCGCTGATGAAGCCTTGGTCATCAATCTTCAATCGCGTAAATACCATTTGATTGAAAAACGGATTAAATACAATGGTGCTTTTCTCAATTATTTTTCTGATAATCTATTACAAGTCCATCCTGAAATTTCTCCCAAGAAATCTATTAAAGCCTTAGAAAAAACGGCTCAAAAAGTTGCAGAAAGTTTTAATCAGGATGATTTTCAATTTCAATCCAAGGTTAAATCATCTATTTTCAAAAATTTAGAAGAAAATGATGAATTATCACCAGAAAAATTAGCAGATGACTTGTTCGATAACAATCTTACAGCTCGCTTGACTTTCATTGATCAAGTTAAGGAAGTCATTCCAGAAACTATTAAATTCGATGAAATTGATAGTAGCCGTCAGAAGAAAAAATTTGAAAATCAAAAGCTCTCTCTTTCAAATGGGATTGAACTCATTGTCCCCAATAACATCTATCAAGATGCAGAATCTGTAGAATTCATACAAAACGATAATGGAACCTATTCCATTCTCATCAAAAACATAGAAGATATCCAAAGTAAATAA
- a CDS encoding lysozyme family protein encodes MFKIFRKLIFLILLILVCYKFIQVHHDVKQVMNYRSLVREVLDEQDTVANEELVLAMIYTETKGKVSDVMQSSESATGQKNSILDNKESIRQGVQTLSTNLNVAQEKKVDVWTAVQAYNFGRAYIDYIAKHGGENTIDLAKKYSKDVVAPSLGNVTGKTYAYYHPIALLHGSKLYINGGNFYYSRQVRMNMYIMKVMNWF; translated from the coding sequence ATGTTTAAAATTTTTAGAAAACTGATTTTTCTTATCCTTTTAATCCTTGTCTGTTATAAGTTTATCCAAGTTCATCATGATGTTAAGCAGGTGATGAACTACCGTAGCTTAGTGCGAGAAGTACTAGATGAGCAGGATACTGTAGCCAATGAAGAACTTGTCCTTGCTATGATTTATACTGAAACAAAAGGAAAGGTTTCTGATGTCATGCAATCTAGCGAGAGTGCGACAGGTCAGAAAAACTCTATTTTAGATAATAAAGAAAGCATTCGCCAAGGTGTTCAAACGTTATCCACTAATTTAAATGTAGCTCAAGAAAAGAAAGTAGATGTTTGGACCGCTGTACAAGCCTATAACTTTGGTCGAGCTTACATTGATTACATTGCAAAACACGGTGGAGAAAATACTATTGATTTAGCAAAAAAATACTCTAAAGATGTTGTCGCACCAAGTTTAGGAAACGTAACTGGAAAGACATATGCTTATTACCATCCCATTGCACTCTTACATGGTTCTAAACTCTATATCAATGGAGGAAATTTCTATTACTCTCGTCAAGTTCGGATGAATATGTATATCATGAAAGTGATGAATTGGTTTTAA